Proteins encoded in a region of the Tepidisphaeraceae bacterium genome:
- a CDS encoding DUF3467 domain-containing protein: MSTPNDDLLGNPNDGPSPNEFGGFRQEFKHHNVSARVPEKVVRGVYSTGTVVLQGPTEFVVDFLLNVAKPAQVVARVIIPPTVFGQTVEALKDNLQKYTDRFGPPPTLPKPAKPPVPPTIQEMYDDLKLADDLLPGAYCNAVMIGHSPAEFCMDFIANGFPRSVVAARVLVAAPTLPRVLETFSGSYQQYLKKQGE; the protein is encoded by the coding sequence ATGAGCACCCCCAACGACGATCTTCTCGGCAATCCGAACGACGGCCCCAGTCCCAACGAGTTCGGGGGGTTTCGGCAGGAGTTTAAGCATCACAACGTGTCGGCCCGCGTGCCGGAGAAGGTGGTGCGCGGGGTGTACAGCACCGGCACCGTCGTGCTGCAGGGGCCGACCGAGTTCGTGGTCGATTTTCTGCTGAACGTGGCCAAGCCGGCGCAGGTGGTGGCGCGGGTGATCATTCCGCCTACGGTTTTCGGGCAGACGGTGGAGGCGCTGAAGGACAATCTGCAGAAGTACACCGACCGTTTCGGCCCCCCGCCGACCCTGCCCAAGCCCGCCAAGCCGCCGGTGCCACCGACGATTCAGGAAATGTACGACGACCTGAAGTTGGCGGACGATCTGTTGCCCGGCGCGTACTGTAACGCGGTGATGATCGGCCATTCCCCGGCCGAGTTCTGCATGGACTTCATCGCCAACGGCTTTCCGCGCAGCGTCGTCGCGGCCCGCGTGCTGGTGGCCGCCCCGACGTTGCCGCGCGTGCTGGAGACGTTTAGCGGGTCGTATCAGCAGTATCTGAAGAAACAGGGGGAGTAG
- a CDS encoding NAD(P)H-dependent oxidoreductase, translated as MNGSPILVISGTNRPNSNTLRLANVILSHYQRLNVPAELYSLCDLPLAIYDPAAYATKPAAFVPVQQRVVEAAGLHVVTPEYNGSFPGALKYFIDMLKFPESFQHKPVAFVGAASGAYGALRPVEHLQGVFGYRNAHIYPDRVFVAGVGKKFDANGVLVDTDIGQRLAVQAEGFATFIGKLKAA; from the coding sequence ATGAACGGCTCGCCCATCCTCGTCATTTCCGGAACGAATCGCCCGAATTCCAACACGCTGCGGCTCGCGAACGTGATCCTGTCGCATTACCAACGCCTGAACGTACCGGCCGAGTTGTACTCGCTGTGCGACCTGCCCTTGGCGATTTACGACCCCGCTGCTTACGCGACCAAGCCGGCGGCGTTCGTGCCGGTGCAGCAGCGCGTCGTCGAAGCGGCGGGCCTGCACGTGGTGACGCCGGAGTACAACGGGTCGTTCCCCGGTGCGCTGAAGTACTTCATCGACATGCTGAAGTTCCCCGAGAGCTTCCAGCATAAACCCGTCGCCTTCGTGGGCGCCGCCAGCGGCGCTTACGGCGCGCTGCGGCCCGTCGAACACCTCCAGGGCGTCTTCGGCTATCGCAACGCCCACATCTACCCCGATCGCGTCTTCGTCGCCGGCGTGGGTAAGAAGTTCGACGCCAACGGCGTACTGGTCGATACCGATATCGGTCAACGATTGGCCGTCCAGGCCGAAGGATTCGCGACGTTCATCGGTAAGCTGAAGGCAGCGTAG
- the surE gene encoding 5'/3'-nucleotidase SurE, whose product MLILLTNDDGIRAPGIVAMYRELTKLGEVHVVAPETVQSATGHGITLDTPLLTQKVTVENAFTGTAVGGRPADCVKVAVSQILPRRPDLVVSGMNSGANVGINVLYSGTVAAAIEAAFLGLPSIAISLYLKSEIPLDFARPAMFARQTIEQIVSAGLPGGKCMSVNLPPLRPGESPAGVRVARQCVQPWADEYERRQDPRGREYFWSSSVFTLGQTESDTDVAHLRDRYITVTPLQFDLTDYALLRDWRDRQWKLSND is encoded by the coding sequence GTGCTCATCCTACTCACCAATGACGACGGCATTCGCGCTCCCGGCATCGTCGCGATGTATCGCGAACTGACCAAGCTCGGCGAGGTGCACGTCGTGGCGCCCGAGACCGTGCAGTCGGCCACCGGGCACGGCATTACGCTCGATACGCCGCTGCTGACGCAGAAGGTGACGGTCGAAAACGCCTTCACCGGCACCGCGGTCGGGGGTCGGCCGGCGGACTGCGTGAAGGTGGCGGTGTCGCAGATCCTGCCACGCCGGCCGGACCTGGTGGTCAGTGGGATGAACAGCGGGGCCAACGTCGGCATCAACGTGCTGTACAGCGGCACGGTCGCAGCGGCGATCGAGGCGGCGTTCCTCGGGTTGCCGAGCATCGCGATCAGCCTGTACCTCAAAAGCGAGATCCCGCTCGACTTCGCCCGCCCGGCGATGTTCGCCCGGCAGACGATCGAGCAGATCGTCTCCGCCGGCCTGCCCGGTGGGAAGTGCATGAGCGTCAACCTGCCACCCCTTCGCCCCGGTGAATCGCCCGCGGGCGTGCGCGTTGCCCGCCAGTGCGTACAACCCTGGGCGGATGAATACGAACGCCGGCAAGACCCGCGCGGGCGCGAGTATTTCTGGTCCAGCAGCGTCTTCACGCTTGGCCAGACCGAGTCCGACACCGACGTTGCCCACCTCCGCGACCGGTACATCACCGTCACGCCGTTGCAGTTCGATCTGACCGACTACGCGCTGCTGCGCGACTGGCGCGACCGCCAGTGGAAGTTGTCCAACGATTAG
- a CDS encoding PilZ domain-containing protein, translating into MMTLTEPFVDDVEATDGSERRRGLRIRQTRPLKIFAAASSRYFGGQTCDISATGLRIELPAFATVRLGETVTVHVGPNESGMALANRRSMMPARVVWIDRSAGDRTMEAGVEFISNIAAHLDAA; encoded by the coding sequence ATGATGACGCTTACCGAGCCATTCGTAGATGATGTGGAAGCGACCGACGGTTCCGAACGCCGCCGCGGTCTGCGGATTCGCCAGACCCGGCCACTGAAGATCTTCGCCGCCGCCTCCAGCCGATATTTCGGTGGCCAGACGTGCGACATCAGCGCGACGGGCCTGCGCATCGAACTGCCCGCCTTTGCGACCGTTCGGTTGGGCGAGACGGTGACGGTACACGTCGGCCCGAACGAATCAGGGATGGCCCTGGCCAACCGCCGCAGCATGATGCCCGCCCGCGTGGTCTGGATCGACCGCAGCGCCGGCGACCGCACGATGGAGGCCGGCGTCGAGTTCATCTCGAACATCGCCGCGCACCTGGACGCCGCCTAA